The following coding sequences are from one Collimonas arenae window:
- a CDS encoding zinc-binding alcohol dehydrogenase family protein, which produces MKAVALTRYLPIENPESLVDVQLDKPTPKGRDILVEIKAIAVNPVDVKVRAPKDTVEPAPRVLGWDAAGVVQAIGPEVSRFKVGDRVFYAGDITRPGSNSEFQLVDERIVGHMPQSLAFEQAAALPLTAITAWEALFDRLHVPAATSLPGKSILIIGGAGGVGSIAIQLAVKVAGLNVIATASRPESEKWVRELGAQHVINHFGDLSAQLKEQGFDSVDYVLILNDTDHHFPAAAAVVAPQGTICTIVENAAPLDVSLLKAKSAGFVWEFMFTRSMFQTADMEQQGYLLDRVAGLIDNKTIVTTVNQVLSPINAANLRQAHATLETGRVIGKIVLKDF; this is translated from the coding sequence ATGAAAGCCGTTGCATTAACCCGTTACCTGCCTATAGAAAACCCCGAGTCGCTGGTCGACGTCCAGCTCGACAAGCCGACGCCGAAGGGGCGCGATATCCTGGTCGAGATCAAGGCCATTGCGGTCAACCCGGTTGACGTCAAGGTACGCGCACCCAAGGACACGGTCGAGCCGGCGCCGCGTGTGCTGGGTTGGGATGCCGCCGGGGTAGTGCAGGCGATCGGTCCCGAGGTGAGCCGTTTCAAGGTCGGCGACCGGGTGTTCTATGCCGGCGATATCACCCGTCCCGGCAGCAACAGCGAATTTCAACTGGTGGACGAGCGGATCGTCGGCCATATGCCGCAATCGCTGGCGTTCGAGCAGGCGGCGGCGTTGCCGCTGACGGCAATCACCGCCTGGGAAGCCTTGTTCGACCGCTTGCATGTGCCGGCGGCAACCAGCTTGCCGGGCAAGTCGATCCTGATCATCGGTGGTGCCGGCGGTGTTGGCTCGATAGCGATTCAGCTGGCGGTCAAGGTGGCCGGCCTCAACGTGATCGCTACCGCCTCGCGTCCTGAGTCTGAAAAATGGGTGCGTGAACTAGGGGCGCAGCATGTGATCAACCATTTCGGCGACCTTTCTGCGCAGCTGAAAGAGCAGGGCTTCGACAGCGTTGACTATGTGCTGATCCTGAATGATACGGACCACCATTTCCCGGCTGCTGCTGCCGTGGTGGCGCCACAAGGCACGATCTGCACCATTGTCGAGAACGCCGCACCGCTCGATGTCAGCCTGTTGAAGGCCAAGAGCGCCGGTTTCGTCTGGGAATTCATGTTCACCCGCTCGATGTTCCAGACTGCCGACATGGAGCAGCAAGGATATCTGCTGGACCGGGTGGCGGGCCTGATCGATAACAAGACCATCGTTACCACGGTCAACCAGGTGTTGTCGCCGATTAATGCTGCGAACCTGAGGCAGGCTCATGCCACGCTCGAAACCGGTCGTGTCATTGGCAAGATTGTCCTCAAGGATTTTTAA
- a CDS encoding short chain dehydrogenase, translating into MKIAVIGATGTVGKAVVAQLASRHEIIEVGNSSGQYQVDMTDINSVETLFDKLGKIDAVVSTAGKLHFGPLQELTPEKFQVGLRDKLMGQINLALVAQHHLNDGGSITLTSGILSDEPILQGVNASTVNAALDGFVRAAAIELKRGLRINIVSPTVLEESLASYGPFFYGFQAAPASRVALAYSRSVEGAQTGRVYRVWE; encoded by the coding sequence ATGAAAATCGCAGTTATCGGTGCCACAGGCACAGTCGGCAAGGCAGTCGTGGCGCAACTGGCGAGCCGCCACGAAATCATCGAAGTCGGCAACAGCAGCGGCCAGTATCAGGTCGACATGACGGATATCAACAGCGTCGAAACACTGTTCGACAAGCTCGGCAAGATCGACGCTGTCGTATCGACTGCCGGCAAGCTGCATTTCGGCCCGTTGCAGGAACTGACGCCGGAGAAATTCCAGGTCGGCTTGCGCGACAAGCTGATGGGACAGATCAACCTGGCGCTGGTGGCACAGCACCATCTCAACGACGGCGGCTCGATCACCCTGACCAGCGGCATCCTCAGCGACGAACCGATCCTGCAGGGCGTCAACGCCAGCACCGTCAACGCAGCATTGGACGGTTTCGTGCGCGCCGCCGCGATCGAACTGAAGCGCGGCCTGCGCATCAACATCGTCAGCCCGACCGTGCTGGAAGAGTCGCTGGCCAGCTACGGCCCGTTCTTCTATGGTTTCCAGGCGGCGCCCGCCAGCCGCGTTGCCCTGGCTTACAGCCGCAGCGTTGAAGGTGCGCAGACCGGCCGGGTATACCGGGTCTGGGAGTAA
- a CDS encoding LysR substrate-binding domain-containing protein — protein sequence MDRLTSMQIFVRVVEKGGFSAAAEEAGISPTMVGKHVRQLEEQLGVRLLNRTTRRQSLTEIGHLYFERCKQALQEIEAADASVKEMQLLPRGVLRVTAPATFGGLMLTAVVRAYLERYPDVELDLSLNDRVVDMVEEGFEVALRIGELPDSSLIARPLQHYRAMVCASPEYLARCGTPRTPQELVGHNCLSFAHGSRYNRWEFARDGVRQEVEVHGNFRANNGLALRTAALNGIGIIMQPEALLRDEVAAGRLQRLLTDYELAHRPMHIVVASNRKMTPKLQSFIEFVVDHFGRDGGVLTEPR from the coding sequence ATGGACAGACTGACCAGCATGCAGATTTTCGTCCGCGTGGTCGAAAAAGGCGGATTTTCGGCTGCGGCGGAAGAGGCCGGGATTTCGCCGACGATGGTAGGCAAGCATGTGCGCCAGTTGGAGGAGCAGCTTGGGGTACGTTTGTTGAATCGCACCACGCGGCGTCAAAGCCTGACCGAGATAGGCCATTTGTATTTCGAGCGCTGCAAGCAGGCGCTGCAGGAAATCGAGGCCGCCGACGCCTCGGTCAAGGAGATGCAGCTGTTGCCGCGTGGGGTGTTGCGTGTGACCGCGCCGGCAACTTTCGGCGGCCTGATGTTGACGGCCGTGGTGCGCGCCTACCTGGAGCGCTATCCCGATGTCGAACTGGATCTGTCGCTGAACGACAGGGTGGTCGATATGGTTGAGGAAGGTTTCGAGGTGGCACTACGGATCGGTGAGCTGCCGGACTCCAGCTTGATCGCGCGACCCTTGCAGCACTACCGTGCAATGGTGTGCGCCTCGCCGGAATACTTGGCGCGTTGCGGCACTCCGCGCACGCCGCAAGAACTGGTCGGGCACAATTGCCTCAGCTTTGCCCACGGCAGCCGCTATAACCGTTGGGAATTCGCCAGGGATGGCGTGCGGCAGGAAGTCGAGGTGCACGGTAACTTCCGCGCCAACAACGGTCTGGCGCTACGCACGGCGGCATTGAACGGGATCGGTATCATCATGCAGCCGGAAGCCCTGCTGCGCGACGAGGTGGCTGCCGGGCGGCTGCAGCGCTTGCTGACTGACTACGAACTGGCACACCGGCCGATGCATATCGTGGTGGCGTCAAATCGCAAGATGACACCTAAGTTGCAATCGTTCATCGAGTTCGTCGTCGATCATTTCGGCCGTGACGGCGGGGTGCTTACGGAGCCGCGTTGA
- a CDS encoding LysR family transcriptional regulator: MYSTTDLQLFIYTADLGSLSNAARQLDLLPATASASLKRLEQQLNTRLFVRSTRSMRLTPEGTLFLEYSRQALALLQEGRALLNADGAVSGHLRLSMPSDVGRNVLLPWLDAFQEKYPQVTLSLQFSDRVIDLFRDPVDVAFRYGPLDDSTLVSQPLAASRRVAVAAPSYLAKHGRPLVPKDLASHNCLLYYLQHGLFNNWRFYAGKTPIDVKVRGDRMTDDAAIARAWAVAGIGIAYKSWLDVRQDVADGRLEIVLEQFVGEETPLSMVYPHRSSMSPSLRALLVFLRERFAALNAAP; this comes from the coding sequence ATGTATTCAACCACGGATCTTCAACTTTTCATCTACACTGCAGATCTCGGCAGCCTGTCGAACGCCGCCCGTCAGCTGGATCTGCTGCCAGCTACCGCCAGCGCCAGCCTGAAGCGGCTGGAACAGCAACTCAATACCAGGCTGTTCGTCCGCTCGACGCGCAGCATGCGCCTGACGCCGGAAGGCACCCTGTTTCTTGAATATAGTCGCCAAGCCCTGGCCCTGCTGCAGGAAGGCCGAGCCCTGCTCAATGCGGACGGCGCGGTAAGCGGCCATCTACGGCTGTCAATGCCGTCCGATGTTGGCCGCAATGTATTACTGCCCTGGCTCGACGCCTTCCAGGAAAAATATCCGCAAGTGACGCTGTCGCTACAGTTTTCAGACCGCGTGATCGACCTGTTCCGCGATCCGGTAGACGTGGCTTTCCGCTACGGTCCGCTGGACGACTCGACGCTGGTCTCGCAACCGCTGGCCGCTAGCCGCAGGGTGGCGGTAGCAGCGCCATCCTATCTGGCTAAACATGGCAGGCCGCTGGTGCCGAAGGATCTGGCCAGCCATAACTGCCTGCTGTATTACCTGCAGCACGGCTTGTTCAATAACTGGCGGTTTTATGCGGGCAAGACGCCGATTGACGTCAAGGTGCGCGGCGACCGCATGACCGACGATGCCGCCATCGCCCGCGCCTGGGCAGTAGCTGGTATCGGCATCGCCTACAAGTCCTGGCTGGACGTGCGCCAGGACGTAGCCGACGGCCGGCTGGAAATCGTCCTGGAACAGTTTGTCGGCGAGGAAACCCCACTTAGCATGGTGTATCCGCACCGCAGCAGCATGTCGCCATCGCTGCGCGCGCTGCTGGTGTTTCTGCGCGAACGCTTTGCGGCGCTCAACGCGGCTCCGTAA
- a CDS encoding D-amino acid dehydrogenase yields MIQQQTQKQIVVIGGGVMGVCSAYFLAEAGHQVAVVEQRSNVAEESTLGNSGILSAGSAMPWSAPGMRKAILAGMFNQEAPNVLNARFSPALWRWMRRWMAESELQRFRSHTHQMQRLASYSQDLLQQIEQHYQIDFEQSPGLLRLFRSEAEIATLGATQELLTECGVAHQLLDGAAARALEPALANASNVAGGLYFPDMGAGNCTLFTKQLKAILQGLGVQFHFDSAVTAIEPQGSRVALHIDGQQLTADAVVCATGSSSAKLLKPLGLRLPLHPIKTYTATAAVKNYEDAPKLAILDPSYKVTMARIGSRIRLSGIAEFGAKDMEIDDKALRTLLKVAHDWFPDAANFNSASFWCGHTPMLADEVPLIGHTGVNNVFVNIAHGGSGWSMALGAAKVLADQVSGRPSEVDLDGLTIARYR; encoded by the coding sequence GTGATACAGCAACAAACACAGAAACAAATCGTGGTTATCGGCGGCGGCGTAATGGGAGTCTGCAGCGCCTATTTCCTGGCCGAGGCCGGCCACCAGGTAGCAGTGGTTGAGCAACGCAGCAACGTTGCCGAAGAATCGACGCTAGGCAACTCCGGCATCCTGTCGGCCGGCTCTGCCATGCCATGGTCGGCACCCGGCATGCGCAAAGCGATCCTGGCCGGCATGTTCAATCAGGAAGCGCCCAATGTCCTCAATGCCCGCTTCAGCCCTGCACTGTGGCGCTGGATGCGGCGCTGGATGGCCGAATCGGAACTGCAGCGCTTTCGCTCCCACACTCACCAGATGCAACGCCTGGCGTCTTACAGCCAGGACCTGCTACAGCAAATCGAACAACATTACCAGATCGACTTCGAGCAAAGCCCCGGTTTGCTGCGCCTGTTCCGTAGCGAGGCGGAAATCGCTACGCTCGGCGCCACCCAGGAATTGCTGACCGAATGCGGCGTCGCCCACCAACTGCTCGACGGCGCTGCTGCGCGCGCACTTGAGCCGGCGCTGGCAAACGCCAGCAATGTCGCTGGCGGACTGTACTTTCCCGATATGGGCGCCGGCAACTGCACTTTGTTTACCAAACAATTGAAAGCCATCTTGCAAGGCCTGGGCGTACAGTTTCATTTCGACAGCGCAGTCACCGCCATCGAACCGCAGGGTTCGCGCGTGGCCTTGCACATTGACGGCCAGCAGCTGACTGCTGACGCAGTAGTCTGCGCTACCGGCAGTTCCAGCGCCAAGCTGCTGAAACCGCTCGGGCTGCGCCTGCCGCTGCACCCGATCAAGACCTACACTGCGACGGCCGCCGTCAAGAACTATGAAGATGCGCCGAAACTGGCCATCCTCGATCCCTCCTACAAGGTCACCATGGCGCGTATCGGCTCACGCATCCGCCTGTCCGGCATTGCGGAGTTCGGCGCGAAGGATATGGAAATCGACGACAAGGCGCTGCGCACCCTGCTGAAAGTGGCGCACGACTGGTTCCCCGACGCCGCCAATTTCAACAGCGCCAGCTTCTGGTGCGGCCACACGCCGATGCTGGCCGACGAAGTCCCGCTGATCGGCCATACCGGCGTCAACAATGTCTTCGTCAATATCGCCCATGGCGGTTCCGGATGGAGCATGGCGCTGGGCGCGGCCAAGGTGCTGGCCGACCAGGTTTCGGGCCGCCCATCGGAAGTTGATCTGGACGGACTGACCATCGCGCGCTATCGTTAA
- a CDS encoding NAD(P)H-hydrate dehydratase — protein MNAIYSTADIRKIEQAALRNSPSYSLMQRAGQAAAQTALRILPGPAHAATILVLAGPGNNGGDALETAAGLAKAGAEAVVLLKADPTRLPADAANALKRAQQQGVHLMPPEQFAEIDGSQWTLVIDGLFGIGLARALDGDLRKLVQAVNAMHCPVLALDVPSGLDADTGTVVGAAGGGIAIEATHTITFIADKAGLHTGDGPDYAGQVEVATLEIADNYFPAAHLWLNQPGLFSERLQPRRRNTHKGSFGDVAVIGGAAGMGGAPILAARAAAKCGAGRVFVGYAENPPAYDSAQPELMCRHADDLDFSTATLVVGTGLGMADAALALLVRALEAPSWLVLDADALNLVSKQPLLQQQIAQRQHAVLMTPHPLEAARLLGVSTSEIQADRISAARKLASRFNAVVVLKGAGSIIARADGEAVVNSTGNPALATAGSGDVLSGVCGALLAQGWPHWEAALAAVWLHGRAADQLVEQGIGPIGLTASELIPEMRLLLNQLIQEN, from the coding sequence ATGAACGCCATCTATTCAACCGCCGATATCCGGAAAATTGAACAGGCGGCGTTGCGCAACTCGCCGTCATACAGCCTCATGCAACGCGCCGGCCAGGCCGCTGCCCAGACTGCGTTGCGCATCCTGCCCGGCCCTGCGCATGCTGCAACCATCCTGGTGCTGGCAGGCCCTGGCAACAATGGCGGCGACGCGCTGGAAACAGCTGCCGGCCTGGCCAAGGCCGGCGCCGAAGCAGTGGTGCTGCTGAAAGCCGATCCGACCCGTTTGCCGGCCGACGCCGCCAACGCGCTCAAGCGCGCTCAGCAGCAAGGCGTGCATCTGATGCCGCCGGAGCAATTCGCCGAGATCGACGGCAGCCAATGGACGCTGGTCATCGATGGTCTGTTCGGCATCGGCCTGGCCAGGGCGCTGGATGGCGATTTGCGCAAACTGGTGCAGGCGGTCAATGCGATGCACTGCCCGGTGCTGGCGCTGGATGTGCCGAGCGGGCTGGATGCCGATACTGGCACGGTGGTCGGTGCAGCCGGTGGCGGCATCGCCATCGAAGCCACGCACACGATCACCTTCATTGCTGACAAGGCCGGATTGCATACCGGCGACGGCCCCGATTATGCCGGCCAGGTTGAAGTCGCCACGCTGGAGATCGCAGACAATTATTTTCCAGCCGCGCATCTGTGGCTGAACCAGCCGGGATTGTTTTCCGAACGCCTGCAACCGCGCCGGCGCAATACGCACAAAGGCAGCTTCGGCGACGTCGCGGTCATTGGCGGCGCAGCCGGCATGGGTGGTGCACCAATCCTGGCGGCACGGGCCGCGGCCAAATGCGGCGCTGGCCGTGTGTTCGTCGGCTACGCAGAAAATCCTCCGGCCTATGACAGTGCACAACCTGAACTGATGTGCCGGCATGCAGACGACCTCGACTTTTCGACAGCGACACTGGTCGTCGGCACCGGCCTCGGCATGGCCGATGCTGCGTTGGCGCTTCTGGTACGGGCGCTGGAAGCTCCGAGCTGGTTGGTGCTGGATGCCGACGCCCTCAACCTGGTGTCGAAGCAACCGCTGCTGCAACAGCAGATTGCACAACGCCAGCACGCCGTACTGATGACCCCGCATCCGCTGGAAGCGGCGCGCCTGCTTGGCGTCAGCACCTCTGAAATCCAGGCTGACCGCATTAGCGCAGCACGCAAACTGGCCAGCCGTTTCAACGCGGTAGTGGTGCTGAAAGGTGCCGGCAGCATCATCGCCCGCGCTGACGGCGAAGCGGTAGTCAACTCTACAGGCAACCCGGCATTGGCCACCGCTGGCAGCGGCGATGTCCTGTCCGGCGTCTGCGGCGCCTTGCTGGCGCAGGGATGGCCGCATTGGGAAGCGGCGCTGGCGGCAGTATGGCTGCACGGTCGTGCCGCCGATCAGTTGGTGGAGCAAGGCATCGGGCCAATCGGTCTGACAGCTAGCGAACTGATTCCGGAAATGCGGCTGTTGCTAAACCAGCTGATACAGGAAAACTGA